In one window of Calypte anna isolate BGI_N300 chromosome 27, bCalAnn1_v1.p, whole genome shotgun sequence DNA:
- the LOC103539248 gene encoding SKI/DACH domain-containing protein 1, which produces MFLTCEGTFGIVPATMDYNGEARPGDFHAGYQEIEGINLGYLQINGTQMFALAQVLSDLFKDIPRTTISKKMETLKIKSRRCDLKELRTLKAINSVPTRAVKCSLISKADLEALCTSCKSLSPRRRKRKRKSKRREQLLLPDPGELFPCPRPQLLPPCRAGGCCAPSSPPFSKLPPTFSKLPPAFPKPRTAPAALLPQPFHRAFPAFEKPPRGRRGCGLAGRGGGLFAGVLAGYPRDLALLHPAAAHPAAQAAALAQPGRRKRGPCCAKGLFPEEKGTVVARKGRSSVFPGSKRQGTSAGYSSDSDSSLDFGGSSPATSSDSSEEEEEEEEEEEEGDTSCSSEEGSSSESESSSLCSGDSVQSTRYRQAALPRFQPQPPREPLGEERPAESPPSVGKALRPDPNLLFLSQQLWARTLRASTLESLSPVAALGPGVQPLPELYATQEASPSSSSLSSSSSPPPSPSSTPGGAPQQKEGGFGDAEPCAKGKDLHKDASNNRASLGPSDQAERQSGALAGPEPSQEPVPAPQPPAQELTGSPRPAPPGETGEPRREHFDRLIRQSKLWCYAKGFNLDGKSLRHGGRTEPCKAAELKSPGSKRAESPSTLSNKALKGNGSERNAKRRRLARGAEAERQQSSSKGRPQKTQRRNAKKGNTHCKRLGSAGPTPPRNSFSLMGNFPCIPSLVVGEDGDLCPASSLGVKNSWALSKTHPLWSWHLGGNAIPVPPSLKFRGYSLEDF; this is translated from the coding sequence ATGTTCCTGACCTGCGAAGGGACCTTCGGAATTGTTCCAGCCACCATGGATTACAATGGGGAAGCCAGGCCGGGGGATTTTCACGCTGGCTATCAAGAAATCGAAGGGATAAACTTGGGATACTTACAAATCAATGGCACCCAGATGTTTGCTTTGGCCCAGGTCCTCAGCGACCTGTTTAAGGATATCCCCAGGACCACCATCAGCAAGAAGATGgaaaccttaaagatcaagaGCCGACGCTGCGATCTCAAAGAGCTCCGGACCCTCAAAGCCATCAACTCCGTGCCCACCCGCGCGGTGAAATGTTCCCTCATCTCCAAGGCGGACCTGGAAGCTCTCTGCACCTCCTGCAAGAGCCTCAGCCCccggaggaggaagaggaagaggaagagcaagaggagggagcagctgctgctgccggACCCGGGGGAGCTCTTCCCCTGTCCCCGGCCCCAGCTGCTGCCGCCCTGCAGAGCCGGGGGTTGCTGcgctccctcctccccccccttctccaAATTGCCCCCCACTTTTTCCAAGCTGCCCCCCGCCTTCCCCAAGCCGCGCACGGCGCCGGCCGCGCttctcccccagcccttccACAGGGCCTTCCCCGCCTTCGAGAAACCCCCCCGGGGGCGAAGGGGCTGCGGGCtggcggggaggggcggggggcTTTTCGCCGGTGTCCTGGCCGGGTACCCCCGAGACCTGGCCTTGCTGCATCCCGCCGCCGCGCATCCCGCCGCGCAGGCGGCCGCGCTCGCCCAGCCCGGCAGGCGCAAGCGGGGTCCCTGCTGTGCCAAGGGTCTTTTCCCGGAGGAGAAGGGGACGGTGGTGGCCAGGAAAGGCCGGTCCTCCGTCTTCCCCGGCTCCAAGAGGCAGGGCACCTCGGCCGGCTACTCCAGCGACTCGGACTCCAGCCTGGACTTCGGTGGCTCCAGTCCCGCCACCTCCAGCGACTCGtcggaggaagaggaggaggaagaggaagaggaggaggaaggggacaCTTCGTGCAGCAGCGAGGAAGGCAGCTCCTCGGAGTCGGAGAGCAGCTCGCTGTGCAGCGGGGACTCGGTGCAGAGCACCCGGTACAGGCAGGCGGCTCTGCCCCGCTTCCAGCCGCAGCCCCCCCGGGAGCCCCTCGGCGAGGAGCGTCCCGCCGAATCCCCCCCGAGCGTGGGCAAAGCCCTGCGCCCCGACCCcaacctcctcttcctctcccagcagctctgggccaGGACTTTGCGAGCATcaactttggaaagtttgaGCCCCGTTGCAGCCCTGGGCCCGGGGGTCCAACCGCTGCCGGAGTTGTACGCAACGCAGGAggcctccccttcctcctcctccttatcctcctcctcctccccccctccctccccgagCAGCACCCCTGGGGGGGCTCCGCAACAAAAGGAGGGAGGCTTTGGGGACGCGGAGCCCTGCGCCAAAGGGAAGGATTTGCACAAAGATGCCTCGAACAATAGAGCCTCGTTAGGCCCCAGTGACCAGGCAGAGAGGCAAAGCGGAGCTTTAGCTGGGCCGGAACCCTCCCAAGAGCCGGTCCCGGCCCCGCAACCCCCGGCTCAGGAGCTGACGGGGAGCCCCAGGCCGGCACCCCCAGGGGAAACTGGGGAGCCCCGGCGGGAGCACTTTGACCGCCTGATCCGTCAGTCCAAGCTGTGGTGTTACGCCAAAGGGTTCAACCTGGACGGGAAAAGTTTGCGGCACGGAGGGAGGACGGAGCCCTGTAAAGCTGCAGAGCTCAAATCCCCCGGCTCCAAAAGAGCAGAGAGCCCCAGCACCTTGTCAAACAAAGCTTTGAAAGGCAATGGCTCGGAAAGGAATGCCAAGCGCAGACGCCTTGCCAGAGGCGCTGAGGCAGAAAGGCAACAGAGCTCCTCTAAAGGGAGGCCACAAAAGACTCAAAGGAGGAATGCCAAAAAGGGAAACACTCATTGCAAACGCCTCGGCAGCGCCGGGCCAACCCCGCCTCGGAATTCCTTCAGCCTCATGGGCAACTTCCCCTGTATTCCCTCCCTGGTCGTGGGGGAAGATGGGGATCTGTGTCCTGCCTCTTCCCTAGGGGTCAAAAACTCCTGGGCCCTCTCCAAAACTCACCCGCTGTGGAGCTGGCACCTGGGGGGCAACGCCATCCCGGTGCCCCCCAGCCTCAAATTCCGGGGCTATAGCTTGGAGGATTTCTAA